In a single window of the Massilia oculi genome:
- the modB gene encoding molybdate ABC transporter permease subunit, with protein MLDASDFAAIWLTLKLATVVTLLLLVLGTPLAWWLARTHSRLRHAVGAVVALPLVLPPTVIGFYMLLAMGPNGPLGQATQALGLGTLSFTFTGLVIASVFYSLPFVVQPLTNAFEAVGTRPLEVAATLRATPWDTFWSVVVPLARPGFVTGAILGFAHTIGEFGVVLMIGGNIPDKTRVVSTQIYDHVEAMEYTQAHWLAGGMLAFSFVVLLVLYTVYPQSVRGTRR; from the coding sequence ATGCTGGATGCTTCGGATTTCGCCGCGATCTGGCTGACGCTCAAGCTGGCCACGGTCGTCACCCTGCTCTTGCTCGTCCTCGGCACGCCGCTGGCCTGGTGGCTGGCGCGCACGCACTCCAGGCTGCGGCATGCGGTCGGGGCGGTGGTGGCCCTGCCGCTGGTGCTGCCGCCCACCGTGATCGGCTTCTACATGCTGCTGGCGATGGGCCCCAACGGCCCGCTCGGACAGGCCACCCAGGCCCTCGGCCTGGGCACGCTGTCGTTCACCTTCACCGGCCTCGTGATCGCCTCGGTCTTCTATTCGCTGCCCTTCGTGGTGCAGCCCCTGACCAACGCCTTCGAAGCGGTCGGCACCCGCCCCCTGGAAGTCGCGGCCACCCTGCGCGCCACGCCCTGGGACACCTTCTGGTCGGTGGTGGTGCCGCTGGCGCGGCCCGGCTTCGTCACCGGCGCCATCCTCGGCTTCGCCCACACCATCGGCGAGTTCGGCGTGGTGCTCATGATCGGCGGGAACATCCCCGACAAGACGCGCGTGGTCTCGACCCAGATCTACGACCACGTGGAAGCGATGGAATATACGCAGGCCCACTGGCTGGCCGGCGGCATGCTGGCGTTCTCGTTCGTGGTGCTGCTGGTGCTGTACACGGTCTACCCGCAATCGGTCAGGGGGACGCGGCGATGA
- the modA gene encoding molybdate ABC transporter substrate-binding protein — MKHLVSVFLALTIMGTAHAGEVQVAVAANFAGPMEKLAAEFQRDTGHKAIVATGATGKFYAQIRNGAPFEVLLAADDETPARLETEGHVVAGSRFTYATGRLVLWSARDNVVHASGSVLKTGSYKHLAIANPKTAPYGAAAVATLQKLGLYEAVQPRIVRGENIAQAWQFASTGNAELGFVAQAQVWRDGKFTSGSGWIVPADMHEPIRQDAALLAKGAKNPAAQALLQYLRTEKAKALIRTFGYEV; from the coding sequence ATGAAGCACCTAGTCAGCGTGTTCCTCGCATTGACCATCATGGGAACGGCGCATGCCGGCGAGGTCCAGGTCGCGGTCGCCGCCAACTTCGCCGGTCCGATGGAAAAGCTGGCCGCCGAGTTCCAGCGCGACACCGGCCACAAGGCCATCGTCGCCACTGGCGCCACCGGCAAGTTCTACGCCCAGATCCGCAACGGCGCGCCGTTCGAGGTGCTGCTGGCGGCCGACGACGAAACCCCGGCCAGGCTCGAAACCGAAGGCCACGTCGTGGCCGGCAGCCGCTTCACCTACGCCACCGGCCGCCTGGTGCTGTGGTCGGCCAGGGACAATGTCGTCCACGCCAGCGGCAGCGTCCTCAAGACCGGCAGCTACAAGCACCTCGCCATCGCCAACCCGAAGACCGCGCCGTATGGCGCCGCCGCCGTCGCCACCCTGCAAAAGCTCGGCCTGTACGAGGCCGTGCAGCCACGCATCGTCCGGGGCGAGAACATCGCCCAGGCCTGGCAGTTCGCCAGCACCGGCAATGCCGAACTGGGCTTCGTGGCCCAGGCCCAGGTCTGGCGCGACGGCAAGTTTACTTCGGGCTCGGGCTGGATCGTCCCGGCTGATATGCACGAGCCGATCCGCCAGGACGCCGCGCTGCTGGCCAAGGGCGCGAAGAACCCTGCTGCCCAGGCGCTGCTGCAATACCTGCGCACCGAGAAGGCGAAAGCGCTGATCCGCACCTTCGGCTACGAAGTCTGA
- a CDS encoding TOBE domain-containing protein, whose amino-acid sequence MSTEDKEIALEGKVWMTVGGENLGGSNRVELLSAIGQLGSITGAARAVGLSYKAAWDAIDTMNNLAGQALVERVSGGKGGGGTRLTARGRQLVDNFRTIEQVHNDFLDRLNRQAGDVADDLALFARFRMRTSARNQFFGTVARVARGAVNDEVELEIAGGQTIVAIVTRESAENLGLAPGRQAFALVKSSSVIVMTEGDGARLSTRNRLKGQVTRLMRGAVNSEVVIALAGGGSVAATITNESVDALELAEGAAATALFKASSVILGVPE is encoded by the coding sequence ATGAGTACGGAAGACAAGGAAATCGCCCTCGAGGGCAAGGTCTGGATGACGGTCGGCGGCGAGAACCTGGGCGGCAGCAACCGGGTCGAACTGTTGTCGGCGATCGGGCAGCTCGGTTCCATCACCGGCGCCGCCAGGGCGGTCGGCCTCAGCTACAAGGCGGCCTGGGATGCGATCGACACGATGAACAACCTCGCGGGCCAGGCGCTGGTGGAGCGCGTCAGCGGCGGCAAGGGCGGCGGCGGCACGCGGCTCACGGCGCGCGGCCGCCAGCTGGTGGACAACTTCAGGACGATCGAACAGGTGCACAATGATTTTCTCGACCGACTCAACCGCCAGGCCGGCGACGTGGCCGACGATCTCGCGCTCTTTGCGAGGTTCAGGATGAGGACCAGCGCGCGCAACCAGTTCTTCGGCACGGTGGCCCGTGTGGCGCGCGGCGCCGTCAACGACGAGGTCGAGCTCGAGATCGCGGGCGGGCAGACGATCGTCGCCATCGTCACGCGCGAGAGTGCGGAAAATCTCGGACTCGCGCCAGGGCGGCAGGCCTTTGCGCTGGTCAAGTCGTCGTCGGTGATCGTGATGACCGAAGGCGACGGCGCACGGCTGTCGACGCGCAATCGACTGAAGGGCCAGGTCACGCGGCTGATGCGCGGCGCGGTCAATTCCGAAGTCGTGATCGCGCTGGCGGGCGGCGGCAGCGTGGCGGCCACCATCACCAATGAAAGCGTCGATGCGCTCGAACTGGCCGAGGGCGCGGCGGCGACCGCGCTGTTCAAGGCGTCGAGCGTGATCCTGGGCGTGCCCGAATAG
- a CDS encoding PAAR domain-containing protein, which translates to MATRYYITLGASTTAGGTVTSASSLLALDGVKVALEGDQVSCPVCGTTGIIGLDGPRLPARHDGRQYALDGDLCLCRCEPPPRLVAVQHLCGQ; encoded by the coding sequence ATGGCAACGCGCTATTACATCACGCTCGGCGCATCGACGACGGCCGGCGGCACCGTGACCTCGGCCAGCTCGCTGCTGGCCCTCGACGGCGTAAAGGTCGCGCTCGAAGGCGACCAGGTGTCCTGCCCGGTCTGCGGAACGACGGGCATCATCGGCCTCGACGGTCCGCGCCTGCCGGCGCGCCACGACGGCAGGCAATATGCCCTCGACGGCGACCTGTGCCTGTGCCGCTGCGAGCCGCCGCCGCGGCTGGTCGCCGTGCAGCACCTGTGCGGCCAGTAG